In Juglans microcarpa x Juglans regia isolate MS1-56 chromosome 7D, Jm3101_v1.0, whole genome shotgun sequence, the following are encoded in one genomic region:
- the LOC121239349 gene encoding transcription factor bHLH130-like yields the protein MESDLQRHHHNFHNRQNQHHQNQMNSGLTRYRSAPSSYFSSIIDREFCEQFFNRPSSPETERIFARFMTSGGTDDVASEVEAKEANRQQLPQFMAPVNNEAAGVLQQQNNYVSASQNFYQSPSRQPLPNQGLNSSVDAGSYPMGMDRILPQMKTGIGNNSSLVRHSSLPVGSFSQINVENSFAAMRGTGNFGTARSTNEDASFSSASRLKTYSSGPPSSAGIMSPIAEIDDKNMVAHNPDSGNFGEGRGDDYVTGFPIGSWDNSAMMSDNITGLKRVRDDDAKTFSNLKVSETQNMESGNRPPTGLAHHLSLPKTAAEMAALEKFLQFQDSVPCKIRAKRGFATHPRSIAERVRRTRISERMRKLQDLVPNMDKQTNTSDMLELAVEYIKDLQKQVQTLSDIRARCTCSNKQQP from the exons ATGGAGTCAGATCTTCAACGACACCACCATAATTTTCATAATCGTCAAAACCAACATCACCAAAACCAGATGAACTCCGGCTTGACGAGGTACCGTTCGGCCCCAAGCTCGTATTTCTCAAGCATCATTGACAGGGAATTTTGCGAACAATTCTTCAACCGGCCTTCGAGCCCCGAAACAGAGCGAATTTTCGCTCGTTTCATGACCAGTGGTGGTACAGATGACGTTGCATCAGAAGTGGAGGCAAAAGAGGCAAATAGGCAGCAGTTGCCACAGTTTATGGCACCAGTGAACAACGAAGCAGCAGGGGTTCTTCAGCAGCAGAACAATTATGTTTCTGCTTCTCAGAATTTTTACCAAAGCCCATCACGGCAGCCTTTGCCGAATCAAGGCTTGAATTCGAGTGTTGATGCTGGGTCTTATCCCATGGGGATGGATCGAATTTTGCCTCAGATGAAGACGGGTATTGGTAATAATTCAAGTCTTGTCCGGCATAGTAGCTTACCGGTCGGATCGTTCTCCCAGATCAATGTTGAAAACA GCTTTGCTGCAATGAGAGGGACGGGAAATTTTGGAACAGCTAGGAGCACTAATGAAGACGCATCTTTTTCTTCTGCTAGCCGGTTGAAGACTTACTCATCAGGGCCACCTTCTTCAGCTGGGATAATGAGTCCAATCGCTGAAATTGATGACAAAAATATGGTGGCACACAATCCAGACAGTGGGAATTTTGGTGAAGGTCGTGGGGACGACTATGTCACAGGTTTCCCAATTGGTTCTTGGGATAACTCTGCCATGATGTCTGATAACATCACTGGCCTAAAAAGAGTTAGAGATGATGATGCAAAGACATTTTCAAACCTGAAAGTGTCCGAAACTCAG AATATGGAGTCTGGAAATCGTCCTCCTACCGGTTTAGCTCATCACTTGAGCTTGCCAAAAACTGCAGCAGAGATGGCTGCCCTTGAAAAGTTCTTGCAGTTCCAAGATTCTGTTCCTTGTAAAATTCGAGCTAAGCGTGGCTTTGCCACTCACCCACGAAGCATTGCCGAGAGG GTGAGAAGAACCCGAATCAGCGAACGGATGAGGAAGCTACAAGATCTTGTCCCTAACATGGACAAG CAAACAAACACATCAGACATGTTAGAATTAGCTGTCGAGTACATTAAAGACCTTCAAAAACAAGTGCAG ACACTCTCTGATATCCGCGCAAGGTGTACGTGTTCAAACAAGCAGCAGCCATAG
- the LOC121239759 gene encoding sm-like protein LSM8 yields MSSGGPGLESLVDQTISVITNDGRNIVGVLKGFDQATNIILDESHERVYSTKEGVQQLVLGLYIIRGDNISIVGELDEELDSSLDLSKLRAHPLKPVIH; encoded by the exons ATGTCAAGTGGTGGCCCTGGACTTGAATCACTTGTAGATC AAACCATATCAGTTATCACAAATGATGGACGCAATATAGTG GGAGTTCTAAAAGGCTTTGACCAGGCTACAAATATTATCCTTGATGAATCTCACGAACGTGTCTACTCCACAAAG GAAGGTGTTCAACAGCTTGTGCTGGGTTTGTACATAATAAGGGGTGACAACAT AAGCATTGTTGGGGAGCTGGATGAAGAGCTTGATTCTAGTCTTGATTTATCGAAACTGAGGGCTCATCCACTTAAGCCTGTTATCCATTGA
- the LOC121238231 gene encoding uncharacterized protein LOC121238231, producing MGSIGNKFTWTNGRHGVAFTKERLDRAFCNATWTEAFPNTKVFTLPTLISDYCPLLITIEGSHTYRNRKEKPFRFEAKWVLREDYQKLVEEAWMSHKESDNKLNAISAGLNQCKQKLLQWSKQRWGNSNQQLSKNMTLLTELQKENKGQLNDQIKQVQRDTNKLLEEENLRWQQRAKQRWLREGDRNTKFFHQCASLRRKVNMIKKLVDDDGQEVHSNERISSLFQDYYKEFFSTSSPENISTCLESMEPRVTEDMNANLTRIYTQQEIEEALFQMEGLSSPGLDGFPAAFYQKQWPFIGKQVSEAILQVLNSNVAFEAMHTMKSKMTGKEGYMALKLDMSKAYDREINSVISSFWWGQQNHEHIIHWISWEKLGKAKSEGGMGFRDFEAFNKAMLAKQCWGLIQHLDSLAAQVIKAKYYPSSTFLEAKLGSKPSYVWRSFLAARPLIEAGSYWRIGNGNQVQIWKDRWTLHTNPSRAQSSVRVLENNATVSNLIDPVTKQWDRALVQHIFNAREADIILKTPISSLNSRDKLVWQGTREGVFSTMDCQLIQEFVVVAKKIWWRRNSFIFKGSFVHSNAIVKEARSLLEMLNEESSN from the exons ATGGGCTCTATAGGCAACAAATTTACTTGGACAAATGGAAGACATGGGGTAGCTTTTACCAAAGAAAGGTTGGACAGAGCTTTTTGTAATGCTACCTGGACTGAGGCATTTCCTAACACAAAAGTTTTTACCCTCCCAACCTTGATCTCAGACTATTGCCCTTTGCTGATTACCATTGAGGGGAGTCATACTTATAGGAACCGGAAGGAAAAGccttttagatttgaagcaAAATGGGTTTTAAGGGAGGATTATCAAAAATTGGTGGAGGAAGCATGGATGAGCCATAAGGAGTCAGATAATAAACTGAATGCTATCTCTGCAGGCCTTAACCAGTGCAAACAGAAGCTATTGCAATGGAGTAAACAAAGGTGGGGCAATTCTAATCAACAACTGTCTAAGAATATGACTCTATTGACTGAACTTCAAAAAGAGAACAAAGGCCAACTTAATGATCAAATCAAGCAGGTCCAGAGGGATACAAACAAACTTTTAGAGGAAGAGAATCTCAGATGGCAGCAGAGAGCTAAGCAGAGGTGGTTGAGAGAGGGTGATAGAAACACCAAGTTTTTTCACCAATGTGCTTCCCTCAGAAGAAAAGTCAACATGATCAAGAAATTGGTGGATGATGATGGGCAGGAAGTGCATTCCAATGAGAGGATTAGCTCTCTTTTCCAAGATTACTATAAAGAATTTTTTTCCACCTCCTCACCAGAAAACATTTCGACCTGCTTGGAATCTATGGAGCCTCGAGTCACAGAAGATATGAATGCCAACCTCACCAGAATCTACACTCAACAAGAGATTGAAGAGGCCCTTTTTCAGATGGAGGGTCTCAGCTCTCCTGGACTAGATGGCTTTCCTGCTGCATTTTATCAGAAGCAATGGCCCTTCATTGGTAAACAGGTCAGTGAAGCTATCCTGCAGGTGTTGAATTCAAATG TGGCCTTTGAAGCCATGCATACAATGAAGTCTAAAATGACAGGCAAAGAAGGTTACATGGCACTGAAACTAGACATGAGCAAGGCATACGACAG AGAAATCAATAGTGTCATAAGTAGCTTTTGGTGGGGGCAACAAAACCATGAGCACATAATCCACTGGATTTCATGGGAAAAATTGGGAAAAGCAAAGTCTGAAGGGGGGATGGGTTTTAGAGACTTCGAGGCCTTCAACAAAGCTATGTTGGCCAAGCAATGTTGGGGGTTGATCCAACATCTAGACTCTCTGGCTGCTCAGGTGATAAAGGCCAAGTATTACCCAAGCTCCACCTTTTTAGAAGCTAAACTTGGATCGAAACCATCCTATGTGTGGAGAAGTTTCCTGGCAGCAAGACCTTTGATTGAGGCAGGTTCATATTGGAGAATAGGAAATGGGAATCAAGTGCAAATCTGGAAGGATAGATGGACATTACATACAAATCCAAGTAGGGCCCAAAGTAGTGTTAGAGTGCTGGAGAATAATGCAACAGTGTCCAATTTAATTGATCCAGTTACTAAGCAGTGGGATAGAGCCCTGGTGCAGCATATTTTCAATGCTAGAGAAGCTGATATCATTCTCAAAACTCCCATAAGCTCACTCAACAGTAGAGACAAACTAGTTTGGCAAGGCACAAGAGAAGGTGTTTTTTCA ACCATGGATTGCCAACTCATTCAAGAATTTGTTGTGGTTGCAAAGAAGATATGGTGGAGAAGGAATAGCTTTATCTTTAAAGGCTCTTTTGTTCACTCGAATGCTATTGTCAAGGAAGCAAGAAGTCTCTTGGAGATGCTAAATGAGGAGAGTTCCAACTAG